A window of Paludisphaera rhizosphaerae genomic DNA:
TCCCCCCTGGAGGGGGGAAGGTGGCCCGAAGGGCCGGATGAGCGGGACGACCGCCATCGGACGTGCATCCGACGGTTCCCTCTCGATCCCACGCCAGTCGTCCCCCTCATCTGACCGCTTCGCGGTCTGTCTTCCCCCTCCAGGGGGGAAGACGTCTTGATCGCAGCCGTTGATAAAGTGTTGGGTCGTCAGCCGTCGGGAGACGGGACGAGGGGACGACCCTCGTCGATGGTCCGAAAGGAAGAACTCCATGCCGCAGACCGCCGAGCCGACCACCAGCGCGACCACGATCCCCAAACAGACGCGTCTCGAGCGGATGAGGGCGGACTATCGCCAGGACCACCAGAATCCGATCAACCACTTCCTGCACGTCGGCGTCGGCTGGCCGATCATGGCCCTGGCCGTGATCCTGGCCCCATTCCGGCCCTGGTGGGCCTTCGGCCTGTTCTGCCTCTCGTACGCAATCATGTGGATGGGCCACTTCGTCTTCGAGCGCAACCTCCCCACCGTCTTCACCCAGCCGACCACCCCCTTCGTCATGGCCTGGTCCGTAACCGGCCAGATCCTCTCCGGGATCGGGCGACTGGTGACCGGGAAATCGAAGCAGGCCTGAATCGGGGTTGGGTTCAGACCCCCACCGCTTCGCGGGCCTCGCGGAGCATCTCGCGGGCTTCGCGGCGGGTGGATTCGACGGCGGAGTCGCCGCGGAGCATGGCGGCGATCTCGGCGACGCGTTCGGTCTCGGCCAGGGGGGCGATGGTCGTCTTGGTTCGGCCCCGCTCGACTTGCTTGCGGATGACCCACTGCTTGCGGGCGTAGCTGGCCATCTGCGGTAGGTGGGTGACGCAGACCACCTGATGATGCTTGGCCAGGTCGGCGAGCGTTTTCCCCAGCGCCGAGCCCAATCGACCGCCGACGCCCGTGTCGATCTCGTCGAAGACCAATGTCGGGACGCGATCGACGGCCGCCAGCACGGCCTTGGCCGCGAGCGTCACGCGTGAAAGCTCGCCGCCTGACGCGATCTTGCGCAGGGGCTGCGGGACCTCGCCGGGGTTGGCCAGGAAGATCATTTCGACGCGGTCGGCCCCGAATTCGGGGGGAGGGGAGACCGTCGGGTCGTCCCCCAGGTCGCGGGATTCGACCTCCACGGTCAGCCTGGCCCGCTCCATCCCCAGCGACTTGAGCCGGGCCTGGATCGCCTTGCCGAA
This region includes:
- a CDS encoding DUF962 domain-containing protein, producing the protein MPQTAEPTTSATTIPKQTRLERMRADYRQDHQNPINHFLHVGVGWPIMALAVILAPFRPWWAFGLFCLSYAIMWMGHFVFERNLPTVFTQPTTPFVMAWSVTGQILSGIGRLVTGKSKQA